Proteins from a genomic interval of Rubinisphaera italica:
- a CDS encoding sulfatase, which yields MNRICLGTLCVFIIGCQQLHAEQPKPNVLFIAIDDLNDYISPLDNQPGVKTPNFERLARRSVTFANAHCAAPACHPSRVAVMTGVHSVSSGIYTNLFKAHGPRWRDESPKLKNATTISQHFRDHGYYAVGGGKLFHTLQWTPGDSQNDPNVWDEYRGDPLDPISKDWPRPELISDEKSGLTPGRPLGGRYQLFGAKPLQVPDEQTGDHMVVDWAAEQLSKSHQKPLFLAVGLFRPHIPFEVPQAYFDMHPLESIQLPAHREDDLDDARIPERQHWHKWVTDNGQWKKFMQGYLACISYTDHQLGRLLDALDASPLKENTIVVLWTDHGFHIGEKENWEKFCLWDQTTRVPLFIHAPEMSADGQTCQQPTTLTDLFPTLCELADLPIPEQCEGVSLVPQIRKPEELTNRLSLTSHCFGSDQTPSHAISDTQYRYIHYADGFEELYDLNADPNEFKNLAGGTAYQEVKDRLKKELPNGSAPRRKVPIDSIYNLKKP from the coding sequence ATGAATCGGATATGTCTTGGTACATTATGCGTGTTCATTATCGGCTGCCAGCAATTGCACGCAGAGCAGCCTAAGCCCAATGTTCTTTTTATCGCGATCGATGATCTGAACGATTACATCTCTCCGCTTGATAACCAACCTGGCGTTAAAACTCCGAATTTTGAAAGGCTGGCCCGACGGAGTGTCACTTTTGCAAATGCCCATTGTGCGGCTCCGGCCTGTCATCCTTCCCGGGTTGCAGTGATGACAGGAGTCCATTCAGTGAGTTCGGGAATTTATACGAATTTGTTTAAAGCCCACGGACCACGCTGGAGAGATGAATCCCCGAAACTGAAAAATGCGACAACCATCTCTCAACATTTTAGAGATCATGGTTACTACGCAGTTGGTGGAGGCAAGCTCTTTCATACACTGCAGTGGACTCCTGGAGACTCTCAGAATGATCCGAATGTCTGGGACGAATATCGTGGAGATCCGCTCGATCCCATTTCCAAAGACTGGCCACGCCCTGAATTGATTTCCGATGAAAAATCAGGTTTAACTCCCGGTCGTCCTTTAGGCGGTCGCTATCAGTTATTTGGAGCCAAACCGTTGCAGGTGCCTGATGAACAAACGGGGGATCACATGGTTGTCGACTGGGCTGCTGAACAGCTTTCCAAATCACATCAGAAACCACTTTTCCTGGCCGTGGGCTTGTTTCGTCCGCATATCCCATTTGAAGTTCCTCAAGCCTATTTCGATATGCATCCATTGGAATCCATACAACTGCCAGCTCACCGGGAGGACGATCTCGATGATGCCAGAATTCCGGAACGACAACACTGGCACAAATGGGTCACTGATAACGGACAATGGAAAAAGTTTATGCAGGGCTATCTGGCATGCATCAGTTATACCGATCATCAACTTGGCCGATTGCTCGATGCCCTTGATGCCTCTCCATTGAAAGAGAATACAATCGTTGTTCTCTGGACGGATCATGGATTTCATATCGGGGAAAAAGAGAACTGGGAGAAATTCTGTCTCTGGGACCAGACAACCCGCGTTCCGCTCTTCATTCATGCTCCGGAGATGAGTGCCGATGGACAGACCTGCCAGCAACCAACCACTCTGACAGATCTTTTTCCAACCCTGTGCGAACTGGCAGACTTACCTATACCTGAACAATGTGAAGGAGTTTCACTGGTTCCACAAATCCGGAAACCAGAAGAACTAACGAACAGGCTCTCATTAACATCACACTGTTTCGGAAGTGATCAAACCCCTTCGCATGCGATTTCCGACACACAATATCGCTACATACATTATGCCGACGGCTTTGAAGAATTGTATGACTTAAATGCAGATCCCAATGAGTTCAAGAATCTAGCCGGTGGAACAGCCTATCAGGAAGTGAAAGACCGTCTTAAAAAAGAACTTCCAAACGGCTCCGCACCCCGAAGAAAAGTCCCAATAGATTCGATTTATAACTTAAAGAAACCGTAG
- a CDS encoding PVC-type heme-binding CxxCH protein has product MKFAKSFLLLTCVIFVSSHLRVQAQNESSENQFDRFGIYANTAPRPEEATPIETTLPLSLKPHTSIALIGNTLFERNQNFGHFESMLHQYFPEHQLKVRHLAWSADEISLQPRPDNFADTEQHLLHEKADVIFAAFGFNESFAGEDGLNKFREQLSEYLKNLKSKAYNSQSAPKIILVSPTSNEDISAVNAASLNNDRLKQYTAIMQEVAKEQQVGFVNLYAKSTEAMSDPETDLTINGVHLNEAGDKFISGLLFEETFGIDAPQINESLRQAVIDKNRQYFRRFRPLNTFYYTGGRNKTYGYLDFLPAMRNFDLMVANRDQAIWNFMQGKTEKITVDDSQLPQLPPVDESRGANQWMTAAEEMKAFQVDPRFEINLFAGEEEFPEIANPIQMRWDAQGRLWVSCSTTYPHVYPGQEPNDRLVVLEDTDHDGRADKSTVFADNLHIPLSFVLGKEGVYVSEQPQLSLLRDIDGDLKADKKEILLTGFGTEDSHHSLHDFIWSPEGDLIFRESIFHHSQVETPYGPVRQQNSGWFRFQPRDHRLTSFGTYPSTNPWGVTFDDWGQHVASHPIYAAAFHATDPEYPQQHPRPKDLQAYSGTCGHEFIDVPGYPADLQGCFVKARYKPTNRIEFHRWHQRDFGYEEEYIGDLLFSTNLSFIPVDLRYGPDAALYICDWYNPIKGHMQYSLRDERRDRNSGRIWRIIPKVMPEVDSPDIASSTIPDLLDLLKRPESRLRYWVRRELRSRDAADVQRELTAWLDNLDQSDPRYRHHQLEALWMSRNGSFDRFDLLRDLLSCDDHHARAAATQQLRYVSSDMDDSATLLNNAANDANAIVRMEAAIAASYLGTEESFKAVLDVFKHPMKAHTEYGILTAMGSAALRPYWENHPEYDIARLMRQAAREKVIREPKPTKIQRKFDQQKNLKSLTISTVPERMLFTITDFNVQPGQPVKLVFTNPDATDHNLVIVKPGALAEVGMAANEMAKDPRNAKSDFIPREKMDLILQNTSMVGPNRSKQIDVLRFNAPEEPGVYPYVCTFPGHWIVMNGLMVVASNEAEAQQMLAASQPKTVQEWKFSDFENVPINRPAEAATDIRGMTAFVKAKCNQCHVVAGHGVNLGPDLLESVKKLKGRKLLQQIIEPSSEINEKFRNTQFITDEGRVIIGVIMKEDDKAYHIATNLLNPKSLTVLPKKQVDEMIISKVSPMPTGLINVLTQDEILDLHAFLESGGKHLPEHMKHHHGEMHDHKPKPE; this is encoded by the coding sequence ATGAAGTTTGCAAAATCTTTTCTGCTGTTAACCTGCGTTATTTTCGTTTCAAGCCATCTGCGTGTTCAAGCTCAAAATGAATCGAGCGAGAATCAATTCGATCGATTTGGCATTTACGCCAACACCGCTCCCCGTCCGGAAGAGGCGACTCCGATTGAAACGACACTGCCTCTGAGTTTGAAGCCTCATACTTCAATTGCTTTGATTGGCAATACGCTCTTCGAACGCAATCAGAACTTCGGACATTTTGAATCGATGCTGCATCAGTATTTTCCGGAGCATCAACTCAAAGTTCGCCATCTGGCCTGGTCGGCTGATGAAATCTCGCTGCAACCACGTCCCGATAATTTTGCCGACACCGAACAGCACCTGCTCCATGAAAAAGCAGATGTCATCTTTGCCGCATTTGGATTCAATGAATCCTTTGCCGGTGAAGATGGTCTCAATAAGTTTCGAGAACAATTATCTGAGTATCTGAAGAATCTCAAATCGAAGGCTTACAATAGCCAGTCGGCTCCGAAAATCATTCTCGTATCACCAACAAGCAACGAGGACATTTCTGCAGTCAATGCCGCCTCATTGAATAATGATCGTCTCAAACAATACACCGCCATCATGCAGGAAGTTGCCAAAGAGCAGCAAGTCGGGTTTGTGAACCTCTATGCAAAATCGACAGAGGCAATGTCAGATCCTGAAACCGATCTGACGATAAATGGAGTGCATCTGAATGAAGCCGGTGACAAATTCATATCTGGACTACTCTTTGAAGAAACATTTGGAATTGATGCTCCACAAATCAATGAGTCTCTCAGGCAGGCGGTAATTGATAAGAACCGTCAGTATTTCCGCCGCTTTCGTCCTCTCAATACCTTCTACTACACAGGTGGTCGAAATAAAACCTACGGCTATCTCGACTTCCTCCCGGCGATGAGAAATTTCGATTTGATGGTCGCAAATCGAGATCAGGCCATCTGGAATTTCATGCAGGGCAAAACTGAAAAGATTACAGTCGACGACAGTCAACTGCCGCAACTTCCTCCTGTTGATGAATCACGCGGAGCTAACCAGTGGATGACCGCAGCCGAGGAAATGAAAGCCTTTCAGGTTGATCCCCGCTTTGAGATCAATCTGTTCGCAGGAGAAGAAGAGTTTCCTGAAATCGCCAATCCAATCCAAATGCGTTGGGATGCCCAGGGCAGATTGTGGGTCAGTTGTTCGACGACTTATCCCCACGTCTATCCGGGGCAGGAGCCGAATGATCGACTGGTTGTTCTGGAAGATACCGACCATGATGGACGAGCCGATAAGTCCACCGTGTTTGCAGATAACCTCCATATCCCGCTCTCATTTGTTTTAGGCAAAGAAGGTGTTTACGTCTCGGAGCAACCGCAATTATCACTCTTGCGGGATATCGATGGAGACCTGAAAGCCGACAAAAAGGAAATTCTGCTTACCGGCTTCGGTACGGAAGATTCCCATCATTCTTTACACGACTTTATCTGGTCGCCGGAAGGGGATCTCATTTTTCGCGAATCGATCTTTCATCACTCGCAAGTGGAAACACCTTATGGACCAGTCCGGCAGCAGAACAGCGGCTGGTTCCGTTTTCAGCCACGCGATCATCGATTAACCAGTTTTGGAACCTATCCCAGCACAAATCCATGGGGCGTCACATTTGATGACTGGGGCCAGCATGTCGCCAGCCATCCGATTTATGCAGCTGCATTTCATGCAACCGATCCTGAATATCCTCAACAACATCCAAGGCCAAAGGACCTACAGGCTTACTCTGGAACATGTGGACATGAATTTATCGATGTCCCTGGATATCCGGCTGATCTTCAAGGCTGCTTCGTCAAAGCTCGTTACAAGCCAACGAATCGCATCGAATTTCATCGCTGGCATCAACGGGACTTCGGCTACGAAGAGGAATACATCGGCGACTTACTCTTTTCGACCAATCTGAGTTTCATCCCAGTCGATCTCCGTTATGGCCCCGATGCCGCTCTTTATATTTGTGACTGGTACAACCCAATCAAAGGGCACATGCAGTATTCCCTGCGAGATGAACGCCGCGATCGAAACTCGGGACGAATCTGGAGAATCATCCCGAAAGTGATGCCGGAAGTCGATTCTCCTGATATCGCCTCCTCGACGATTCCAGATTTGTTGGACTTACTCAAACGCCCGGAATCGCGACTTCGTTATTGGGTACGACGGGAGTTACGCAGTCGTGATGCTGCAGATGTTCAACGGGAGTTGACCGCATGGCTGGACAATCTCGACCAGAGCGATCCTCGTTATCGCCATCATCAACTTGAAGCACTTTGGATGAGTCGTAACGGCAGTTTCGATCGTTTCGATTTATTGCGTGATCTACTCAGCTGTGACGATCATCACGCCCGGGCGGCAGCAACTCAGCAGTTGCGATATGTCAGTTCTGATATGGATGATTCCGCAACCTTACTGAATAATGCGGCCAATGATGCCAATGCCATCGTGCGAATGGAAGCGGCTATCGCAGCCAGTTACCTTGGAACAGAAGAATCCTTTAAGGCTGTGCTTGATGTTTTCAAACATCCAATGAAGGCCCATACGGAATACGGTATCCTCACCGCAATGGGCTCTGCAGCGTTGCGTCCTTACTGGGAAAATCATCCCGAGTATGACATAGCTCGTCTTATGAGACAGGCCGCTCGCGAGAAAGTCATTAGGGAACCGAAACCCACTAAAATTCAGAGAAAATTTGACCAGCAGAAAAATCTGAAGTCTCTCACGATCTCCACCGTTCCCGAACGCATGCTGTTCACGATAACGGATTTTAACGTCCAACCGGGACAACCCGTCAAATTAGTTTTCACAAATCCTGATGCAACCGATCACAATCTGGTCATCGTCAAACCTGGCGCGCTGGCTGAAGTCGGCATGGCTGCCAATGAAATGGCGAAAGATCCACGCAATGCCAAGTCCGACTTTATCCCACGTGAAAAGATGGACCTGATCCTTCAAAATACATCCATGGTCGGCCCTAACCGCTCCAAACAAATCGATGTCTTGCGATTTAACGCTCCTGAAGAGCCGGGTGTCTATCCATATGTGTGTACATTCCCAGGCCACTGGATTGTGATGAATGGCTTAATGGTCGTCGCTTCGAACGAAGCTGAGGCTCAACAGATGCTCGCTGCCAGCCAGCCAAAAACGGTTCAAGAATGGAAGTTTTCCGACTTTGAAAATGTCCCCATAAATCGTCCGGCTGAAGCAGCCACGGATATTCGCGGGATGACAGCTTTTGTCAAAGCAAAGTGTAATCAGTGTCATGTGGTCGCAGGTCATGGTGTGAACCTGGGACCGGATTTACTGGAATCAGTCAAAAAGCTGAAAGGCCGTAAGTTGCTCCAACAAATCATAGAACCCTCCAGCGAAATCAATGAAAAGTTCCGTAATACACAGTTCATCACCGACGAAGGTCGTGTGATTATTGGCGTGATCATGAAAGAAGATGACAAGGCTTATCATATCGCCACAAATCTTCTGAACCCAAAATCGTTGACAGTGCTCCCGAAAAAGCAAGTCGATGAAATGATCATTTCCAAGGTCTCACCCATGCCAACTGGTCTGATTAATGTATTAACACAGGACGAGATACTGGACCTGCATGCATTTCTGGAATCGGGTGGCAAACACCTCCCCGAACATATGAAACATCACCATGGAGAAATGCACGATCACAAACCTAAGCCTGAATAA
- a CDS encoding efflux RND transporter permease subunit — MLNSIIRFALQQRMLVIAIAIFLTGYGTWQALHAPIDLFPDLNRPRVVIMTEAPGLAPEEVEALITFPIETAVNGANGVQTVRSSSGVGISVVYVEFDWGTDIYNDRQIVNERLQLITDRLPAGITPQLAPVSSIMGQVMMLGVWSDNEETEPMEMRTIGDWVIRQRLLTIPGVSQVFTMGGGRKQFQVLVDPDAMLRYGVTLHDVKSAVQNSNENATGGYLDEQGPNELLVRALGRVQSIDDLQKVVVTMREGRPIALAQIANVVEGPQVKRGDSAAFMREGEGEGEYTGGPAVVLTVNKQPGADTRRVTEDVLSAIEDLRPSLPDDLRIEALYMQKSFIDRAIENVVEALRDGGILVVIILFLFLMNFRTTFITLTAIPLSILMTAIVFSIFGLSINTMTLGGLAVAIGELVDDAIVDVENIFRRLRENRSRESPKHPLLVVFQASIEIRNSIVYGTIIVILVFIPLFALSGMEGRLFAPLGIAYIVSILSSLLVSLTVTPILSYWLLAGQKQKAEEKDGIFLRVLKWFGDKIIRFSLRLPGLNLIVTLLLVAMAGLFLVNLERDFLPPFNEGTMQLNVVLPPGTSLETSNDICVRVEDRLKEMEDITSFIRRTGRAELDEHAEGVNMSEFIIELDPESPRTREQQLEEIREAMADIPGIVTAVEQPLAHLISHMLSGVKAQIGIKIYGDDLDVLRRKAQEMQAAMESVPGVKDLLVEPQVIIPQLRIELDRDKLLVYGLTPVEVNEFIETAMNGQVVSEVLIGQRTFDLLIRLSENYREDLHSLRRLTIEMKDGGKLPLEAVAKIYESGGPNTINRENVRRRIVLQCNVSERGVVDVVQDIQQRVLPVIKSLPTGYFVEYSGQFESQQSASRVIAALFAVSLVGVFLVLYSMFRSVNLSLQVMAALPMAFIGSVAALVLTGQTLTVAAMVGFISLGGIASRNGILLLNHYLHLVKYEGESWSKEMIVRAGLERLAPVLMTALTSGIGLVPLVLAAGEPGKEILYPVATVILGGLISSTLLDFFVHPALFWIFGLKEAQRVVGASHSQIELIEESEEEMVRNFTTQNERNSK; from the coding sequence ATGTTAAACTCCATTATCCGCTTCGCCTTGCAGCAACGCATGCTGGTGATTGCCATTGCTATCTTTTTAACGGGCTATGGCACCTGGCAGGCGTTGCATGCACCGATCGATTTATTTCCGGATTTGAATCGCCCGCGTGTCGTTATTATGACAGAAGCCCCGGGACTTGCTCCCGAAGAGGTCGAGGCGCTGATTACGTTTCCCATCGAAACGGCAGTCAACGGAGCGAACGGCGTCCAAACTGTTCGAAGTTCCTCAGGAGTTGGAATCTCGGTCGTTTATGTCGAATTCGATTGGGGAACGGACATTTATAACGACCGTCAAATTGTCAACGAGCGGCTGCAGCTTATTACGGATCGACTTCCAGCTGGCATTACACCCCAACTGGCACCGGTTTCTTCAATTATGGGCCAGGTTATGATGCTCGGTGTCTGGAGTGACAATGAGGAAACTGAGCCGATGGAAATGCGGACCATTGGCGACTGGGTCATTCGTCAACGGCTGTTGACCATCCCCGGTGTCTCTCAGGTTTTCACGATGGGAGGAGGACGCAAGCAGTTTCAGGTCCTGGTCGATCCCGATGCCATGCTGCGTTACGGCGTTACCCTGCACGATGTTAAATCGGCCGTCCAGAACAGCAATGAAAACGCAACAGGGGGTTACCTCGATGAACAAGGCCCCAATGAACTTCTCGTCCGGGCACTCGGCCGCGTGCAGTCGATTGATGATCTGCAAAAAGTCGTTGTGACGATGCGGGAAGGTCGCCCGATTGCGCTGGCGCAAATCGCTAATGTTGTTGAAGGCCCTCAGGTAAAACGAGGCGATAGCGCAGCATTTATGCGTGAAGGTGAAGGTGAAGGGGAATACACCGGTGGCCCAGCTGTTGTACTGACTGTCAATAAACAACCAGGCGCAGACACACGACGTGTGACTGAAGATGTGTTGAGTGCAATCGAAGATTTACGCCCATCGCTACCCGATGACCTGCGAATTGAAGCACTTTATATGCAGAAGTCGTTTATTGATCGCGCGATTGAGAATGTCGTCGAGGCTTTGCGAGACGGGGGCATCCTGGTTGTCATCATTCTGTTTTTGTTTCTGATGAACTTTCGTACGACGTTCATCACTTTGACCGCGATTCCCTTATCGATTCTGATGACCGCTATTGTGTTCTCCATCTTCGGTCTGTCGATCAATACGATGACTCTGGGCGGGTTAGCCGTGGCGATTGGAGAGTTGGTCGACGATGCCATTGTTGATGTCGAAAATATCTTCCGGCGACTTCGGGAAAATCGAAGCCGCGAGTCCCCCAAGCACCCCTTACTTGTCGTGTTCCAGGCAAGTATCGAAATCCGTAATTCGATTGTCTACGGCACAATTATTGTCATCCTCGTTTTCATTCCTCTCTTCGCACTCAGCGGTATGGAAGGACGACTTTTCGCACCGCTGGGAATTGCCTACATCGTATCAATTCTCTCATCTCTTCTCGTTTCATTAACAGTCACCCCGATACTCTCTTACTGGTTGCTGGCTGGTCAGAAACAGAAGGCTGAGGAAAAAGATGGGATATTCCTGAGAGTATTGAAATGGTTTGGTGACAAAATCATCCGCTTCAGTCTGCGACTCCCTGGTTTGAACCTGATAGTCACTCTGCTGCTCGTGGCGATGGCGGGATTGTTTCTTGTTAATCTGGAACGCGATTTTCTGCCTCCATTTAATGAAGGCACAATGCAGTTGAATGTCGTGCTGCCTCCCGGTACTTCATTGGAAACCTCCAACGATATCTGCGTTCGCGTTGAAGATCGCTTAAAAGAAATGGAAGACATCACTTCTTTCATTCGCAGAACAGGCCGCGCAGAACTTGATGAACATGCCGAAGGGGTCAACATGAGCGAGTTCATCATTGAACTCGATCCCGAATCACCTCGAACCCGCGAACAGCAACTCGAAGAAATTCGCGAAGCGATGGCGGATATTCCCGGAATTGTCACTGCGGTTGAGCAACCACTTGCCCACTTAATTTCGCATATGCTTTCCGGTGTGAAAGCTCAAATCGGCATTAAGATATATGGAGATGATCTCGATGTTCTCCGACGCAAAGCCCAGGAAATGCAGGCGGCGATGGAGTCCGTCCCGGGAGTGAAAGACTTGTTGGTCGAACCGCAGGTCATCATCCCGCAACTCCGCATTGAACTCGATCGAGACAAACTGCTGGTTTACGGATTAACTCCAGTAGAAGTCAACGAGTTCATTGAAACGGCTATGAACGGCCAGGTTGTCTCTGAAGTTCTAATCGGTCAACGAACGTTCGATTTGCTGATTCGTCTTAGCGAAAACTATCGAGAAGACCTTCACTCACTTCGTCGTTTAACAATCGAAATGAAAGATGGCGGAAAACTGCCTCTGGAGGCAGTTGCTAAGATTTATGAATCTGGTGGACCAAATACAATCAATCGGGAGAATGTCCGCCGTCGGATTGTATTGCAATGTAATGTCTCCGAACGAGGTGTTGTCGATGTCGTGCAGGATATTCAACAACGAGTTCTGCCGGTCATCAAATCTCTGCCGACGGGATACTTCGTGGAGTACAGTGGTCAGTTTGAAAGTCAGCAATCTGCTTCACGAGTTATCGCGGCTCTATTTGCGGTTTCACTAGTCGGAGTCTTTCTGGTTCTTTACTCCATGTTCCGCTCGGTTAATCTTTCCCTGCAAGTGATGGCTGCTTTGCCGATGGCCTTTATTGGCTCGGTCGCGGCTCTGGTTCTCACAGGGCAAACACTCACGGTTGCCGCGATGGTCGGATTTATTTCGCTGGGTGGAATTGCCTCGCGAAACGGAATCCTGCTACTCAATCACTATCTGCATTTGGTGAAGTACGAGGGAGAAAGCTGGTCGAAGGAGATGATTGTTCGAGCTGGTCTCGAACGACTCGCCCCCGTGCTGATGACTGCCCTCACATCGGGCATCGGACTTGTCCCACTTGTCCTGGCTGCTGGTGAACCAGGTAAGGAAATTTTGTATCCCGTCGCAACTGTCATCCTGGGAGGATTGATCAGTTCAACACTCCTCGACTTCTTCGTCCACCCCGCGTTGTTCTGGATATTTGGACTGAAAGAAGCTCAACGCGTCGTAGGAGCTTCCCATTCCCAGATCGAATTAATTGAAGAATCCGAAGAAGAAATGGTCCGTAATTTTACGACTCAAAACGAAAGGAATTCCAAGTAG
- a CDS encoding efflux RND transporter periplasmic adaptor subunit, translating into MQQRISRFPITWIWPVAIMLLIGVGWLTSSIWLPTLQGFVQNSVAGFRSSSPEMGHDHGTAADDHAGHDHSAHAGHDESSSLELSEQAIRNIGLSAETIRPVKLQTFRKYITVPALVIERPGRTRVQVATPMTGVVTHVHAVQGEAIEPGSLLFQIRLTHEDLVQAQTDFLKSLGELDVEEREIKRLTEITSSGAVAGKVLLERQYARDKLSALAQAQREALRLHGLSDEQVEQIAQDRRLLSELQIFAPSHDHHPQDEFKLTKSVFQSVSLSYVNTIHSAPLILKDLNVHKGQSVNAGETLSILVDYEELYIEGLSFEQDINQLRRASEQSWKVDAIFDQPGSKSQIVEGLEIAYLANQVDMNSRTLPFYVRLPNEITKDQRADGNRYIEWKYLPGQRLQLRVPTEELPDQIVLPVDAIAREGAESFLFQQNGNHFDRIPVHVKYRDQYSVVIANDGSIFPGDVVAMRGAHQMQMALKNKAGGGVDPHAGHNH; encoded by the coding sequence ATGCAACAGCGCATATCTCGATTTCCCATCACCTGGATCTGGCCAGTGGCAATCATGCTCCTGATTGGAGTGGGTTGGTTGACGAGTTCCATCTGGCTCCCCACATTGCAGGGTTTCGTGCAAAATTCGGTTGCCGGTTTTCGTTCGTCAAGTCCCGAAATGGGACATGATCATGGTACAGCAGCAGATGACCACGCCGGTCACGATCATTCGGCTCATGCCGGGCATGATGAATCGTCTTCACTGGAACTTTCTGAACAAGCCATTCGAAATATAGGTTTGTCCGCTGAAACGATCCGCCCTGTCAAACTCCAAACTTTCCGCAAGTACATTACTGTGCCGGCTTTGGTCATTGAACGTCCTGGCCGTACGCGAGTGCAGGTCGCGACTCCTATGACGGGGGTCGTTACGCATGTGCATGCCGTGCAGGGAGAAGCAATTGAGCCGGGCAGTTTATTGTTTCAAATCCGTCTGACTCATGAAGATCTCGTTCAGGCTCAAACCGATTTTCTGAAGTCGCTTGGGGAATTAGATGTTGAAGAGAGGGAAATCAAACGACTCACCGAAATCACCAGCAGTGGAGCAGTCGCCGGGAAAGTCTTGCTGGAACGTCAATATGCCAGGGATAAATTATCTGCTCTGGCACAGGCACAACGCGAAGCCTTACGCCTGCATGGACTCTCTGATGAGCAGGTAGAACAAATCGCTCAGGATAGAAGATTATTAAGTGAATTACAGATCTTCGCCCCCTCTCACGATCATCATCCACAAGATGAATTCAAATTGACGAAAAGTGTTTTTCAGTCGGTTTCGCTCTCCTACGTAAACACAATCCATTCCGCTCCATTGATCTTGAAAGACCTGAATGTTCATAAGGGACAATCGGTTAATGCTGGAGAAACATTGAGCATCCTAGTCGATTATGAGGAGTTGTATATTGAAGGTTTGTCCTTTGAGCAGGACATCAATCAGTTGCGACGAGCTTCAGAACAATCGTGGAAAGTCGATGCAATTTTTGATCAGCCGGGTTCGAAATCTCAAATTGTTGAGGGACTGGAAATCGCTTATCTGGCTAATCAGGTCGATATGAATTCACGAACTCTACCATTCTATGTCCGCCTGCCTAATGAAATTACCAAAGACCAGAGAGCCGATGGCAATCGTTATATCGAATGGAAATATTTGCCGGGACAACGCCTGCAACTGAGAGTACCGACCGAAGAACTCCCGGATCAGATTGTTTTGCCCGTCGATGCGATTGCTCGTGAGGGAGCAGAATCATTTCTCTTTCAACAGAACGGGAATCACTTCGATCGCATTCCCGTGCACGTAAAATATCGCGACCAGTATTCCGTGGTTATCGCCAACGATGGATCGATCTTTCCGGGAGATGTCGTGGCGATGCGTGGAGCTCATCAAATGCAAATGGCTCTCAAGAATAAGGCAGGGGGAGGAGTTGATCCTCATGCCGGGCATAATCATTGA
- a CDS encoding carbonic anhydrase, protein MQKLVEGIHHFQRNYFSQEQKLFETLVEGQYPQALFITCSDSRIDPSRLTQTKPGELFILRTAGNIVPPYGAVHGGEAATIEYAVSALEVKDIIVCGHSHCGAVAGLLNPKLIEKMPAVKSYLQLAESTRRIVEENYAYLTDPQQRLMLTVEENVLVQLESLRTHPSVAAAIGRGKLNLHAWVYEFETGEVFSFDPDKGQYLPIQHRADFAVETAHMLPPI, encoded by the coding sequence ATGCAAAAACTTGTCGAAGGAATCCATCATTTTCAAAGAAACTATTTCAGCCAGGAGCAGAAGCTCTTTGAAACACTGGTCGAGGGGCAATATCCTCAGGCATTATTCATTACATGTTCAGATTCGCGGATTGATCCCAGTCGATTGACGCAAACAAAACCTGGGGAGTTGTTTATTCTGAGAACTGCAGGAAATATTGTTCCGCCCTATGGGGCTGTTCATGGTGGTGAAGCGGCCACTATTGAGTATGCTGTCAGTGCACTGGAAGTGAAAGATATTATTGTTTGTGGGCACTCGCATTGTGGTGCGGTTGCGGGATTGCTGAATCCAAAATTGATCGAAAAAATGCCTGCCGTTAAGTCTTATCTGCAACTTGCAGAATCGACGCGACGCATAGTTGAGGAAAACTATGCGTACTTAACAGACCCTCAACAAAGATTGATGCTAACAGTTGAAGAAAATGTGCTGGTTCAACTGGAAAGTTTACGTACGCACCCTTCCGTTGCAGCTGCGATTGGTCGCGGGAAATTGAATCTGCACGCATGGGTCTACGAGTTTGAAACGGGCGAGGTGTTCTCTTTCGATCCCGATAAAGGGCAATATTTGCCGATTCAGCATAGAGCCGATTTCGCAGTAGAAACTGCGCACATGTTACCTCCAATATAA